The following coding sequences are from one Caballeronia sp. SBC1 window:
- a CDS encoding PLP-dependent aminotransferase family protein, producing MNLVIDPQSGVPMTDQLVTGISGLIRSRQLLAGVKLPSIRALAAAQRISRFPVIEAYDRLSSLGFIVPKHGSGFYVANHMGGEDSASGGSDPRLAEEESHQILQQFNYPGETLKLSSGFVPEAWRDIEGIAQTVRQVMRMDPSCVIDYAMPHGDANLRHQIQMRLGIVGIEADISNVIVTSGASQALDLVVRFMLKPGDTVFVEDPGYYNLFGLLKLQGVRIVGVPRLASGPDVDVAEHLLKTIKPKLFFINTVFHNPTATNVAPQVAFKLLQLAQQHDFMIVEDDIYADFQATPTQRLASLDQLDHVIYVGGLSKTLSSSLRIGYLAAKRDLIKDLVDVKVLTSLGGSRFSECVVAALLERGTYRKYLERLRRRIHDTLSTAVQRLEENGWEVFDEPSGGNFVWTRVPGIDDSMVLVDHALKFGITLAPGSYYRPNGEVSAWVRINTAHTHDARAIRFFEHMGRT from the coding sequence ATGAACCTCGTCATCGATCCACAAAGCGGCGTCCCCATGACCGACCAGCTTGTGACCGGCATTTCAGGTCTGATACGGTCGCGGCAGCTTTTGGCCGGCGTGAAGCTGCCGTCCATCCGGGCGCTGGCGGCCGCCCAGCGGATTAGCCGCTTTCCGGTTATTGAAGCGTACGACAGGCTTTCGTCGCTGGGTTTTATCGTGCCGAAGCATGGTTCGGGCTTCTACGTGGCGAACCACATGGGAGGCGAGGACAGCGCGTCGGGTGGCTCGGATCCTCGTCTTGCCGAAGAAGAGTCGCATCAGATCCTGCAGCAGTTCAACTATCCCGGTGAAACTTTAAAGCTGAGCAGCGGGTTCGTGCCGGAAGCGTGGCGAGACATTGAGGGCATTGCCCAGACCGTGCGCCAGGTCATGCGAATGGACCCAAGTTGCGTGATCGACTACGCCATGCCGCATGGCGATGCGAATTTGCGGCACCAGATCCAGATGCGCCTCGGGATAGTCGGCATTGAAGCGGACATCTCGAACGTCATTGTCACGAGCGGTGCGAGCCAAGCGCTCGATCTGGTCGTCCGGTTCATGCTAAAGCCGGGCGATACCGTGTTCGTGGAAGACCCCGGCTACTACAACCTGTTCGGCTTGCTCAAGCTGCAAGGCGTCAGGATTGTCGGCGTTCCGCGCCTGGCGAGCGGGCCCGATGTGGATGTCGCGGAGCATTTGCTCAAGACCATCAAGCCGAAACTGTTCTTCATCAATACCGTCTTTCATAACCCGACCGCGACGAATGTAGCGCCGCAGGTCGCGTTCAAGTTGCTGCAGCTCGCGCAGCAGCACGACTTCATGATCGTGGAAGACGATATCTATGCGGACTTCCAGGCGACGCCGACTCAACGGCTTGCGTCGCTCGATCAACTCGATCATGTGATCTATGTGGGCGGGTTGTCGAAGACGCTGTCGTCGTCGTTGCGGATTGGTTATCTGGCAGCCAAGCGCGACCTGATCAAGGACCTGGTAGACGTGAAGGTGCTCACCAGCCTCGGCGGTTCGCGCTTTAGCGAATGCGTGGTGGCGGCGTTGCTTGAGCGAGGCACGTATCGCAAGTACCTCGAGCGCTTGCGGCGCCGGATTCACGATACGCTGTCAACGGCCGTTCAGCGTCTTGAGGAAAACGGCTGGGAGGTCTTCGATGAACCCAGCGGCGGCAATTTTGTGTGGACGCGAGTGCCGGGCATAGACGATTCGATGGTCCTCGTCGATCACGCGCTGAAGTTTGGTATCACGCTCGCGCCGGGGAGCTACTACCGCCCGAATGGCGAGGTGTCGGCATGGGTGCGGATCAACACGGCCCATACCCACGATGCGCGCGCTATCAGGTTCTTTGAACACATGGGACGGACGTAA
- a CDS encoding DUF2917 domain-containing protein, protein MREIRTLEQEPHDEPACWLIDRPHTLTVCRGTVWLTIEGEPEDWWLRAGETLELAPRSKVWITASEPNSRFVLASAPVFSPTWRFAFYWLLMRFGQRRTRAM, encoded by the coding sequence ATGCGCGAAATCCGGACCTTGGAGCAAGAACCCCATGATGAGCCAGCCTGCTGGCTCATCGATCGGCCTCATACCCTGACGGTTTGCCGGGGTACAGTGTGGCTGACCATTGAAGGCGAACCGGAAGACTGGTGGCTGCGGGCAGGCGAAACGCTCGAGCTTGCGCCGCGTTCGAAGGTCTGGATCACCGCATCCGAGCCAAATAGCCGTTTCGTTTTGGCCTCTGCACCGGTATTCTCGCCCACGTGGCGATTCGCGTTCTACTGGTTGCTGATGCGTTTCGGCCAGCGCAGAACACGGGCAATGTGA
- a CDS encoding ABC transporter permease subunit, with protein sequence MDFGFNLNRTANASAWRLLPNRWDFVAFPLIICVIAMAAIGFHQTMAPIATLKTQVISLAPSNLPEYALRTTLRMLAAMIASLVFTLIYGTLAAKSRRAEKVLVPILDILQSVPVLGYISFTVTFFIALFPTRVAGAECAAIFAIFTSQAWNMTFSFYQSLRTTPRDLEEVARSFHLTAWQRFWKLEVPFSMPGLIWNMMMSMSGGWFFVVASEAITVGNNTITLPGIGAYLAQAITEKNMGAVGWVILTMTIVILGYDQLLFRPLVAWADKFRMETSSSGIAPESWVLGLVRRTRLIHRLLVPAGWVFASAARIPMRLPSFDRVNLRMTKRKTPSRVGDIAWSIVVIAVTLYVVWRVVTYVRTGVDLHEVGHVVVLGLITLLRVVILIAISSVIWVPLGVMIGLRPALAEKVQPIAQFLAAFPANLLFPIFVIVIVRFHLNPDIWLSPLIVLGTQWYILFNVIAGATAYPNDYREVATNFRIRGWQWWRQAMLPGIFPYYVTGAITASGGAWNASIVAEFVQWGDTKVVAHGLGAYIAQTTAAGDYPKIILGIAVMSLFVTLFNRLLWRPMYTFAEAKLRVD encoded by the coding sequence ATGGACTTCGGATTCAACCTGAACCGCACGGCCAACGCGTCTGCCTGGCGCTTGTTGCCTAATCGATGGGACTTTGTCGCGTTCCCTCTGATCATTTGCGTGATTGCGATGGCCGCCATCGGCTTCCATCAGACCATGGCGCCCATCGCCACGCTCAAGACGCAAGTGATCTCGCTCGCGCCGTCGAACCTGCCTGAATATGCGCTGCGCACAACATTGCGGATGCTCGCCGCCATGATTGCTTCGCTGGTATTCACGCTCATCTACGGCACCCTTGCGGCCAAGAGCCGTCGGGCAGAAAAGGTGCTCGTGCCGATCCTGGACATCCTCCAGTCGGTTCCTGTACTTGGCTATATCTCGTTCACGGTCACGTTCTTCATCGCGTTGTTTCCGACGCGCGTGGCAGGTGCCGAATGCGCGGCGATCTTCGCGATCTTCACGAGCCAGGCGTGGAACATGACGTTCAGTTTCTACCAGTCGTTGCGCACAACGCCGCGAGACCTGGAGGAAGTCGCCCGCAGCTTCCACCTGACGGCATGGCAGCGATTCTGGAAGCTGGAAGTCCCCTTCTCAATGCCGGGCCTCATCTGGAACATGATGATGTCGATGTCCGGCGGCTGGTTCTTCGTGGTTGCCTCCGAGGCAATCACGGTCGGCAACAACACGATCACGCTGCCGGGCATCGGCGCGTATCTCGCGCAGGCGATCACCGAAAAGAACATGGGCGCGGTCGGCTGGGTCATCCTCACGATGACCATTGTGATCCTTGGCTACGACCAATTGCTGTTTCGTCCGCTCGTTGCCTGGGCCGACAAATTCCGCATGGAAACGTCCAGTTCCGGTATCGCCCCGGAGTCTTGGGTGCTCGGCCTGGTTCGACGCACGCGCCTGATTCACCGCTTGCTCGTGCCAGCCGGCTGGGTCTTCGCCAGCGCGGCACGCATCCCGATGCGACTGCCTTCGTTCGACCGGGTGAATTTGCGCATGACGAAGCGCAAGACGCCGTCACGTGTCGGCGACATTGCCTGGAGCATCGTGGTCATCGCGGTTACGCTTTATGTGGTGTGGCGCGTGGTCACCTACGTCCGCACCGGCGTGGACCTGCATGAGGTAGGTCACGTGGTTGTCCTTGGATTGATCACGTTGTTGCGCGTGGTGATCCTGATCGCGATCTCATCGGTGATCTGGGTCCCGCTTGGCGTGATGATCGGATTGCGTCCCGCGCTTGCCGAGAAAGTGCAGCCAATCGCGCAATTCCTGGCGGCGTTTCCGGCGAACCTTTTGTTTCCCATCTTCGTGATCGTGATTGTCCGCTTTCACCTGAACCCCGATATCTGGTTGTCGCCGCTCATCGTGCTCGGAACGCAGTGGTACATCCTGTTCAACGTGATCGCGGGCGCGACGGCTTACCCGAACGACTACCGCGAGGTGGCCACCAACTTCCGGATTCGTGGCTGGCAATGGTGGCGTCAGGCCATGCTGCCAGGCATCTTCCCGTACTACGTGACGGGCGCGATCACCGCTTCAGGGGGTGCGTGGAACGCCAGTATCGTCGCCGAGTTCGTGCAGTGGGGCGACACCAAGGTCGTGGCGCATGGCCTGGGCGCGTACATCGCGCAAACCACCGCTGCGGGCGACTATCCGAAGATCATCCTGGGCATTGCCGTCATGTCGTTGTTCGTCACCCTTTTCAACCGCCTGCTGTGGCGCCCCATGTACACCTTTGCCGAAGCCAAGCTTCGAGTCGATTGA
- a CDS encoding ferritin-like domain-containing protein, producing the protein MSEDSKVMDVLVQRSDKLAKRRQFFRSAGGVGLGLIGGTILGACGGGSSSASAQSGPTDPEILNFALNLEYLEATFYAYATTGAGLPASLMSGAGTAGTVIPGHAVTFSDPVVQAYANEIAKDELEHVTFLRTALGASAVAMPALDVGYQNPNGAFSKAAQAAGLVPAGTAFDPYLNDETFLLAAFIFEDVGVTAYKGAAPLISNSTYLSAAAGILAAEAYHAGLVRTTLYAKGIATPSLGLIAAAGAISNARNALDNVGNDDQGIAGATPSISNIVPLDSNGIAFSRNYGNVLNIVYLTNASVTQGGFFPVGVNGTLHMSA; encoded by the coding sequence ATGTCAGAAGATTCAAAGGTCATGGATGTGCTCGTCCAGCGTTCCGACAAGCTCGCAAAACGCAGGCAGTTCTTCAGAAGCGCAGGGGGCGTCGGTCTTGGACTTATCGGCGGCACGATCCTTGGCGCATGCGGCGGCGGCTCGTCGAGCGCATCGGCGCAAAGCGGCCCGACCGATCCGGAGATCCTCAACTTCGCGCTTAACCTCGAATACCTCGAAGCAACCTTCTATGCGTATGCAACGACCGGTGCGGGCCTTCCGGCTAGCCTGATGAGCGGTGCGGGCACTGCGGGCACAGTCATCCCAGGCCATGCAGTAACGTTCTCCGACCCGGTGGTTCAGGCCTATGCCAACGAGATCGCTAAAGACGAACTTGAACATGTCACGTTCCTGCGCACGGCGCTCGGTGCGTCGGCGGTAGCCATGCCTGCCCTCGATGTCGGCTACCAGAATCCAAACGGCGCCTTCTCCAAAGCAGCGCAGGCAGCCGGACTGGTTCCTGCGGGCACGGCGTTCGACCCTTACCTGAACGACGAAACGTTCTTGCTCGCCGCCTTCATCTTTGAAGATGTTGGTGTGACGGCTTACAAGGGGGCCGCGCCGCTGATCTCGAACTCGACCTATTTGTCAGCTGCCGCGGGCATCCTCGCTGCCGAGGCTTATCACGCTGGTCTGGTACGCACGACGCTTTATGCAAAAGGTATTGCGACCCCGTCGCTTGGCCTTATTGCAGCGGCAGGCGCCATCTCCAACGCACGCAACGCGCTCGACAACGTGGGCAACGACGACCAGGGCATTGCAGGAGCGACGCCGAGCATCTCCAACATTGTGCCGCTCGATTCCAACGGCATCGCGTTCAGCCGCAATTACGGGAATGTCCTGAACATCGTCTACCTGACGAATGCGTCAGTGACTCAGGGCGGCTTCTTCCCGGTAGGCGTCAACGGTACGCTGCACATGAGCGCCTGA
- a CDS encoding ABC transporter permease: MAAILRSLKQHREPRPTSFYWLALVFGLFVLFLYGPVITIFILSFQGPEGGLTFPMRGVSLHWFAVLRQGVGDIDIWAAFGRSVRLAAVATVLTVLFSVAAGLAFRKRFRGDTAVFYVSVASLIMPSIIVSLGIGLTFRLLDNGVKYLAGAWGHQSFVDNYTTSMGLYTSALGAHLTWTLPFGLLVMFAVFNRFNPAYEEAARDLGASPWQSFRHVVLPIIGPSVIGVGMFGFTLSWDEIARTSQAIGDQNTLPLELQGLTTSVTTPVIYALGTMTTMLSLTVMVVGLLAVKWLSRRRSRALVS, translated from the coding sequence ATGGCCGCGATTCTCCGCAGTCTGAAGCAGCACCGCGAGCCGCGTCCCACCAGTTTCTACTGGCTCGCGCTGGTGTTCGGCCTATTCGTGCTGTTCCTCTATGGCCCGGTGATAACAATCTTCATCCTGTCGTTCCAGGGACCGGAGGGCGGCCTCACGTTCCCCATGCGCGGTGTTTCGCTGCACTGGTTCGCCGTGTTGCGTCAAGGCGTAGGCGACATCGACATATGGGCCGCGTTCGGACGCTCGGTGCGTCTTGCCGCAGTCGCCACGGTGCTGACAGTGCTGTTCTCGGTCGCGGCAGGGCTCGCGTTTCGCAAACGCTTTCGCGGTGACACGGCCGTGTTCTACGTGTCCGTCGCGAGCCTGATCATGCCGTCGATCATTGTGTCGCTGGGAATCGGCCTGACGTTCCGGCTGCTCGATAACGGCGTCAAGTATCTTGCCGGCGCGTGGGGGCATCAGTCATTCGTCGACAACTACACCACCTCGATGGGCCTGTATACCTCGGCGCTCGGTGCGCATCTGACGTGGACGCTGCCATTCGGACTGCTTGTGATGTTTGCCGTCTTCAACCGTTTCAACCCGGCGTATGAAGAGGCGGCTCGCGACCTTGGCGCGTCGCCCTGGCAGAGCTTTCGCCACGTGGTTTTGCCGATCATCGGGCCGTCGGTGATTGGAGTCGGGATGTTCGGTTTCACACTGTCGTGGGACGAGATCGCGCGCACGTCGCAGGCGATCGGCGACCAGAACACGCTGCCGCTGGAACTTCAGGGGCTCACGACTTCCGTCACCACACCCGTGATCTATGCGCTCGGCACGATGACCACGATGTTGTCGCTGACGGTGATGGTGGTGGGGCTTCTGGCGGTCAAGTGGCTGAGCCGCCGGCGTTCGAGGGCGCTTGTGAGCTGA
- a CDS encoding AAA-associated domain-containing protein, which produces MPNSDFNVVSPVTPASPASRAAEEILNVKGVSRGFKKSQGDLLVLDGVNLSLREGEIVGLLGRSGSGKSTLLRIIAGLIEPTTGDVTYKGKPLEGPADGVAMVFQTFALFPWLTVLQNVEAGLEAQGVGAAPRRARALAAIDLIGLDGFENAYPRELSGGMRQRVGFARALVVDPTLLLMDEPFSALDVLTAENLRTDLLDLWTQGKMPIKSVLIVTHNIEEAVFMCDRIMVLSSNPGRVIAEIEVPFKHPRNRLDPAFRSLVDEIYAKMTARQSGEATKQTLEFGSRLPHVSTNLLAGLIETLAADPYHGRADMPEIARSLHLEVDDLFPIAETLQHLGFAELREGDIYLTPAAHVFADLGTHERKMMFADHLLKHVPLAARIKKVLNERPGHRAPRVRFEQELEDFLTDGAAEDTLDSVINWGRFGEVFSYNDQTELFSLEDVEV; this is translated from the coding sequence ATGCCAAATTCAGACTTCAACGTGGTTTCCCCCGTGACGCCGGCGAGCCCTGCTTCCCGTGCTGCCGAAGAGATCCTGAACGTCAAGGGTGTGTCGCGGGGCTTCAAGAAAAGCCAGGGCGACCTGCTCGTGCTCGACGGCGTCAACCTCTCATTGCGAGAGGGTGAGATCGTCGGCTTGCTAGGACGCTCGGGCTCGGGCAAGTCAACGCTGCTGCGTATCATCGCAGGCTTGATCGAGCCGACCACCGGCGACGTCACCTATAAAGGCAAGCCGCTCGAAGGTCCCGCCGATGGCGTCGCCATGGTGTTCCAGACGTTCGCGCTGTTCCCGTGGCTGACTGTGCTTCAGAACGTGGAAGCGGGGCTGGAGGCGCAGGGAGTGGGTGCTGCGCCGCGCCGGGCGCGGGCGCTCGCCGCAATCGATCTGATCGGGCTGGACGGTTTCGAGAACGCGTATCCGCGTGAACTGTCGGGCGGGATGCGCCAGCGGGTGGGTTTCGCCCGTGCGCTGGTAGTCGACCCGACGCTCTTGCTGATGGACGAGCCCTTCTCCGCGCTCGACGTGCTGACGGCCGAGAACTTGCGTACTGACCTGCTTGACCTCTGGACGCAGGGCAAGATGCCGATCAAGTCGGTGTTGATCGTGACGCACAACATTGAAGAAGCGGTATTCATGTGCGACCGGATCATGGTGTTGTCGTCGAATCCGGGTCGGGTGATTGCCGAGATCGAGGTGCCGTTCAAGCATCCTCGCAATCGTCTCGATCCGGCGTTCAGATCGCTCGTCGATGAAATCTACGCCAAGATGACGGCGCGGCAATCCGGTGAGGCGACCAAGCAGACGCTCGAGTTTGGCAGCCGGTTGCCGCATGTGTCGACCAACTTGCTGGCCGGCCTGATTGAAACGCTTGCCGCCGATCCGTACCATGGCCGCGCCGACATGCCGGAGATTGCGCGTTCGCTGCATCTGGAAGTTGACGACCTGTTCCCGATCGCGGAAACGTTGCAGCACCTGGGTTTCGCCGAACTGCGCGAAGGGGATATCTATCTGACGCCCGCGGCCCATGTGTTTGCCGATCTGGGTACTCACGAACGCAAGATGATGTTCGCCGATCATCTGTTGAAGCACGTGCCGCTGGCCGCCCGCATCAAGAAGGTGTTGAATGAGCGGCCGGGGCATCGGGCTCCGCGCGTGCGCTTTGAACAGGAACTGGAGGATTTCCTGACCGACGGCGCCGCGGAAGACACGCTGGATTCGGTGATCAACTGGGGGCGTTTCGGGGAGGTGTTTTCGTACAACGACCAGACTGAGTTGTTCAGCCTGGAAGACGTGGAGGTCTGA
- a CDS encoding alanine--glyoxylate aminotransferase family protein translates to MNDRYPFAADSGTPDTFSIACPTVLPLSSILPEEPLLMMGAGPVPIPDAVAKANGVVINHLGSTMAAVIGQVKTMARYVFQTESKWVMGVAGPGSAAMEMAITNLAWKGSRVLCICNGFFSERMAEMARRTGAQVETLNVVDGTAADTQLAAEAIDRFRPEIVTIVHGETSNTVWNRSLESIASVARAAGALVIVDAVCTLSTMPLPMDAWGIDAVITGGQKGLSSIPGVSLLAFSETAWQRIMSRPVPPTHWCLDASLATNFWHNASYHYTAPVSGVLALHEALRLVCAETLERRFARHHRCSNALQAGVEALSLSLYVPKPSRLNSVVGIALPQGISGSDVCAHISRHHHVEIAGSFGAPIVRIGQMGEQCREHHLFRTIHALGRTMIDLGVPVDLPAGVAALERSLSAA, encoded by the coding sequence ATGAACGACCGATACCCCTTCGCCGCAGATTCCGGCACGCCGGATACGTTCAGCATCGCGTGTCCGACGGTCCTGCCACTCTCTTCAATTCTTCCTGAAGAACCTCTGCTGATGATGGGCGCCGGCCCCGTACCGATTCCCGACGCCGTAGCCAAAGCCAACGGCGTCGTGATCAACCATCTTGGCTCAACCATGGCCGCGGTCATCGGGCAGGTCAAGACAATGGCCCGGTATGTGTTCCAGACCGAATCGAAATGGGTGATGGGCGTGGCGGGACCGGGATCGGCAGCCATGGAAATGGCTATCACGAACCTTGCATGGAAAGGCTCGCGCGTACTCTGCATCTGCAATGGCTTTTTCAGCGAGCGCATGGCGGAGATGGCGAGGCGAACCGGTGCTCAAGTCGAAACGCTGAACGTGGTCGACGGCACCGCCGCGGACACGCAGCTAGCGGCGGAAGCTATCGACCGGTTTCGTCCGGAGATCGTGACGATCGTGCATGGCGAGACGTCCAACACCGTCTGGAATCGCAGCCTCGAATCAATTGCCTCGGTTGCCCGCGCCGCCGGCGCGCTGGTGATTGTCGACGCGGTCTGCACGCTGAGCACCATGCCATTGCCAATGGACGCATGGGGTATCGACGCCGTGATCACCGGCGGCCAGAAAGGGCTGTCATCAATCCCCGGTGTTTCGCTGCTCGCGTTCTCTGAAACGGCCTGGCAACGCATCATGTCGCGCCCGGTCCCACCCACGCACTGGTGCCTCGATGCGTCCTTGGCAACGAACTTCTGGCACAACGCGTCCTACCATTACACGGCGCCAGTGTCGGGCGTGCTCGCGCTCCATGAGGCGCTGCGACTGGTGTGCGCCGAGACGCTCGAGCGCCGGTTCGCAAGGCATCATCGATGTTCGAACGCGCTGCAAGCGGGCGTTGAAGCGCTCTCGCTCTCACTCTATGTTCCGAAACCGAGCCGGCTGAATTCGGTCGTGGGTATCGCGTTGCCGCAGGGCATCAGCGGTTCAGACGTATGCGCCCATATCTCGCGCCATCATCATGTCGAGATTGCAGGCTCGTTCGGCGCGCCGATCGTACGGATCGGTCAGATGGGCGAGCAATGCCGCGAGCATCATCTCTTCAGGACCATCCATGCCCTTGGCCGCACGATGATCGACCTCGGCGTGCCGGTGGATCTTCCCGCTGGCGTGGCCGCGCTGGAGCGGTCGTTATCGGCGGCTTGA